A portion of the Pseudomonas synxantha BG33R genome contains these proteins:
- a CDS encoding xanthine dehydrogenase family protein molybdopterin-binding subunit — MSEGNVDFGKSGQGVGARVRRKEDERHLHGRGKFVADYHMPGLREVAFLRSPLSHALITSIDVPTTLKGQAFVRADMNSVSDIVADSTLPTYQPSSQPPLASGKVRFVGEPVVMTCAATRAEAEDLVEQVMVDYEDLPVYADTAGSVAATDDFIHESWHSNRFVTLNADKAFSEHAATASVTVTRRMKLARQCMVPMEGKAVLAYWDHSQSQLIVITATQVPHMIRTILSRCLKLDQEQVRVISPDVGGAFGYKCVLQQEELCVAWLAMTFKQPFRFIEDRREHLTAGANSREHEYVMTAYADAQGRMLALDAKIVIDGGAYSVWPFTIGLEPGQAIGNLPGPYAFQGYRCVTECVATNKPGFVPYRGVARTGVCFAMELTIDALARAVGRDPLDVRMDNLVRSEQMPFVNVANKHLDSGDYPASLRKAAEMIDALAIRERQHRGEADGRRIGLGYATYTEQSAHGTSVFASWGTPIIPGHEQATVRMTPDGGLEVRVGVHSHGQGMETSLAQVAHQILGIDIARIKVLHGDTGRTPFSTGTYASRSMVMAGGAIASACRELLPRLIHIGAFLLGVPDAQVHLQDGRVLCDRGSVSLDDVGAAWYLKPHTLPTDVNPAGLEVTTGFKPTVDTGVFTYATHAVLVAVDTDSGEVDILDYVVVEDCGTMINPMLVEGQTYGGIAQGIGTAMYEEMPYDGNGQPLASTLADYILPGPTEVPNVRIHHIETASPYTEFGAKGMGEGGAIAPPAAIFNAVNDALADLGVELVQTPLTPRRLLQALADARAESNKREAAV, encoded by the coding sequence ATGAGCGAAGGTAACGTGGATTTTGGCAAGTCGGGTCAGGGGGTTGGGGCTCGAGTTAGGCGAAAGGAAGACGAGCGGCATTTGCACGGTCGGGGCAAGTTTGTTGCTGACTACCACATGCCAGGGCTTCGGGAAGTGGCCTTTCTGCGCAGCCCTCTGTCTCACGCCCTGATCACCTCGATAGACGTACCGACAACCTTGAAGGGGCAAGCATTCGTACGCGCTGACATGAACAGTGTCAGCGACATCGTGGCCGACTCGACCCTCCCCACGTATCAGCCCTCGTCTCAACCACCGTTAGCCAGCGGTAAGGTGCGTTTTGTTGGTGAGCCGGTGGTGATGACCTGTGCGGCGACTCGGGCAGAGGCCGAAGATCTGGTTGAGCAAGTGATGGTCGATTATGAAGACCTACCTGTATATGCCGACACAGCCGGTAGCGTCGCGGCGACAGATGATTTTATTCATGAGTCGTGGCACAGCAACCGCTTCGTCACCTTGAATGCCGACAAGGCGTTCAGTGAGCATGCGGCGACGGCCAGCGTGACGGTCACGCGCCGAATGAAGCTGGCACGCCAATGCATGGTCCCGATGGAGGGCAAAGCTGTTCTAGCGTATTGGGATCACAGCCAGAGTCAACTCATTGTCATTACAGCGACTCAAGTACCGCATATGATTCGCACTATCCTGTCCCGGTGTTTGAAACTGGATCAGGAGCAAGTACGGGTGATCTCCCCGGATGTTGGTGGTGCTTTTGGCTATAAATGCGTATTGCAGCAGGAAGAGCTTTGTGTCGCTTGGCTGGCCATGACCTTCAAGCAGCCGTTCCGCTTTATCGAAGATCGCCGTGAGCATCTGACAGCGGGGGCTAATAGTCGCGAGCATGAATATGTCATGACCGCTTATGCAGATGCTCAGGGGCGGATGTTAGCGCTTGATGCCAAAATCGTCATTGATGGCGGTGCCTATTCGGTCTGGCCGTTCACCATTGGCCTGGAGCCCGGTCAGGCAATTGGCAATCTGCCTGGCCCCTACGCTTTTCAAGGTTACCGTTGCGTCACCGAATGCGTGGCAACCAACAAGCCTGGTTTTGTGCCCTACCGCGGGGTAGCCCGTACCGGGGTCTGTTTTGCCATGGAGTTGACTATCGACGCTCTGGCACGAGCGGTTGGGCGTGATCCACTGGACGTACGGATGGACAATCTGGTTCGTTCTGAGCAAATGCCGTTTGTTAACGTCGCCAACAAACATCTCGACAGCGGTGACTATCCGGCCAGTCTACGCAAGGCCGCGGAAATGATCGATGCACTGGCGATTCGAGAGCGGCAGCATCGGGGTGAAGCTGACGGTCGTCGCATTGGTCTTGGCTATGCGACCTATACCGAGCAATCAGCCCACGGGACTTCGGTATTCGCTAGCTGGGGAACTCCGATTATACCCGGTCACGAGCAGGCGACTGTGCGTATGACACCGGACGGTGGCCTTGAAGTACGGGTAGGTGTGCATTCTCATGGTCAGGGCATGGAAACGAGCTTAGCCCAGGTGGCCCACCAGATACTGGGGATCGATATTGCTCGAATTAAGGTGTTGCATGGCGATACGGGGCGGACACCATTCTCTACGGGTACGTACGCCTCGCGGTCCATGGTCATGGCTGGTGGTGCCATTGCCAGCGCCTGTCGCGAGTTACTGCCGCGTTTGATTCACATCGGGGCATTTTTGCTGGGAGTACCAGATGCACAGGTCCATCTGCAAGATGGCAGGGTGTTGTGCGATCGAGGCTCAGTGTCACTGGATGACGTAGGGGCTGCTTGGTACCTCAAGCCTCATACGCTGCCGACTGACGTTAACCCCGCTGGGCTGGAGGTCACCACGGGCTTCAAGCCTACCGTCGATACTGGAGTGTTTACATACGCGACCCATGCGGTGCTGGTTGCCGTCGACACTGACAGCGGAGAAGTGGACATCCTTGACTACGTTGTGGTGGAGGATTGCGGAACGATGATCAACCCGATGTTGGTGGAGGGGCAGACCTATGGCGGGATCGCCCAGGGTATTGGCACTGCTATGTATGAAGAAATGCCCTATGACGGTAATGGTCAGCCACTGGCCTCTACGCTGGCGGATTACATCTTGCCAGGTCCGACCGAAGTACCGAATGTGCGGATTCATCACATTGAGACGGCTTCTCCTTATACCGAGTTTGGTGCCAAAGGTATGGGGGAGGGTGGAGCTATCGCACCTCCCGCAGCCATCTTTAACGCGGTTAATGATGCTCTCGCGGATCTTGGCGTAGAACTGGTCCAAACTCCGCTGACGCCGCGCCGGTTGCTACAGGCGTTAGCCGATGCTCGGGCAGAAAGCAACAAGCGGGAGGCGGCGGTATGA
- a CDS encoding GH39 family glycosyl hydrolase, with the protein MYAKTARKIKSVDASIQVGTSGVANPAANDKGYVDGLLDYCKSNNVPLDFFSWHHYCDGSSDPFDCYVLGKKVRDLLNRKGFITTKSFLTEWHITPLVDTGRVSAAQVMQTASLICSSLIYMQDAHIDKSYFYRCDAMHLGFINKEKTILMQQKHFLLLKK; encoded by the coding sequence TTGTATGCCAAAACAGCAAGAAAAATAAAATCCGTTGATGCGAGCATACAAGTGGGGACGTCTGGCGTCGCCAACCCTGCTGCAAACGACAAAGGGTATGTAGATGGACTGCTTGATTATTGTAAAAGCAATAATGTTCCTCTGGATTTTTTCTCATGGCATCATTACTGTGATGGATCATCAGACCCCTTTGACTGTTATGTACTTGGTAAAAAAGTAAGGGATTTGCTCAACCGCAAGGGATTTATTACGACTAAATCTTTCCTTACAGAATGGCACATAACCCCGCTGGTCGATACTGGAAGGGTTTCTGCCGCTCAAGTAATGCAAACCGCATCGCTTATTTGCAGTAGTTTAATTTATATGCAGGATGCACATATTGATAAAAGCTATTTTTATCGGTGTGACGCTATGCATCTTGGCTTTATCAATAAAGAAAAAACTATACTTATGCAGCAAAAGCATTTCTTGCTTTTGAAAAAATGA
- a CDS encoding DoxX family protein — MTAKQNAAVMLVARIMLVLIFLLSGLSKIATPDAVRGYMESVHIPGFLLWPTVLFEVGSGLLIMLGYRTRLVALLMAGFSLLTGLIFHSQFDDQIQLTMFLKNISMVGGLLLLAAVGAGQISLDGKRNTV, encoded by the coding sequence ATGACCGCTAAACAAAACGCTGCTGTAATGCTGGTCGCTCGCATCATGCTTGTATTGATCTTTCTACTTTCCGGCCTTTCAAAAATAGCTACTCCTGATGCTGTTCGTGGTTATATGGAGAGCGTGCATATACCTGGCTTCTTGCTTTGGCCCACTGTCTTGTTTGAAGTTGGCAGCGGCTTACTTATTATGTTGGGCTATCGTACCCGTCTTGTCGCACTGCTAATGGCCGGTTTTTCACTTCTCACCGGTTTGATTTTTCATAGCCAATTTGACGATCAGATTCAATTGACAATGTTTTTAAAGAATATCTCCATGGTGGGTGGCTTGTTGTTGCTTGCGGCGGTCGGTGCGGGTCAAATTAGCCTTGATGGGAAACGTAATACAGTATGA
- a CDS encoding FAD binding domain-containing protein: MKAVAFDYLRPATLWAGLQALADQSGDIIKVMGGSQSLGPMLNLRLARPNRVVDVSGFTEMQQVSEDGEWLLVGGSITHSQIEDGVFATLRGTLLAEVAPQIAYRAIRNRGTVGGSLAHADPAADWVLVAFVMGAEVELRSVRGTRQLTMAEFMLGAYTTALAEDELIVGLRIPRLGPRATWGYHKLCRKTGEFAEASCSAVFDPDRGLARIALGALDGPPALLEELSVEVARLGAAALEPCALANAIASVTPGKDAVERQQSLTALSRCLDSIFKESRL; encoded by the coding sequence ATGAAAGCCGTTGCGTTCGATTATCTACGTCCTGCAACTCTGTGGGCCGGGCTACAAGCATTGGCCGATCAGTCGGGGGATATCATCAAGGTCATGGGCGGCAGTCAGTCACTGGGCCCCATGCTCAACCTGCGTCTGGCACGTCCGAATCGAGTAGTGGATGTAAGCGGATTTACCGAGATGCAACAGGTGAGCGAGGACGGCGAGTGGCTGCTGGTCGGCGGTTCGATTACTCACTCACAGATTGAAGATGGCGTGTTCGCCACACTTCGCGGAACGTTGCTCGCCGAGGTCGCTCCCCAGATCGCCTACCGGGCTATCCGCAACCGCGGAACGGTTGGTGGCAGCCTGGCCCACGCGGATCCGGCGGCTGACTGGGTGTTGGTGGCTTTTGTCATGGGCGCCGAAGTGGAGTTACGTAGTGTTCGAGGAACGCGTCAGTTGACGATGGCCGAGTTTATGCTCGGCGCCTATACCACGGCGCTGGCTGAGGATGAACTGATTGTCGGGCTGCGTATTCCGCGTCTTGGACCGCGTGCAACCTGGGGCTATCACAAGTTGTGTCGAAAAACTGGTGAGTTCGCCGAAGCCAGTTGCTCGGCGGTATTCGACCCGGATCGTGGCTTGGCCAGGATTGCTCTCGGCGCGCTGGATGGTCCACCTGCATTGCTCGAGGAGTTATCGGTAGAGGTCGCGCGTCTTGGAGCCGCAGCACTTGAACCTTGCGCGTTGGCAAACGCCATTGCAAGTGTGACACCTGGTAAAGACGCAGTGGAGCGGCAACAAAGTCTCACCGCCTTGAGTCGGTGTCTGGATTCGATTTTCAAGGAGTCTCGGCTATGA
- a CDS encoding CopG family ribbon-helix-helix protein: protein MATTAKTRSVTAHVPEQLAQKVDLMAERLERSKNWIVKQALSAWIDQEEERSRLTREALADVDAGSVIDHQAVQAWADSLSTDTPLPVPR, encoded by the coding sequence ATGGCAACCACCGCGAAAACCCGATCTGTCACGGCTCACGTTCCTGAGCAACTGGCACAAAAAGTCGATTTGATGGCAGAACGTCTGGAGCGCTCCAAAAACTGGATCGTCAAACAGGCTCTGTCCGCTTGGATCGACCAGGAAGAGGAACGCAGTCGCCTGACCCGCGAAGCCTTAGCTGATGTTGATGCTGGCAGTGTTATTGACCATCAAGCCGTCCAGGCCTGGGCTGACAGTCTCAGCACCGACACTCCATTGCCGGTGCCGCGCTGA
- a CDS encoding UbiD family decarboxylase, producing the protein MSLIKSALDFRTFVDTLRQREDLVDVKTAVDPILEVAAIVRRVYEKRLPAPLFHVLKGAMPGARILGAPAGMLSSKRKAYSRLALHFGMPETTSPQELVEKIRSAVKAKPIEPIVVDTGPVKENIWVGEAVDLTKFPVPLLHQADGGRYFGTYGFHVVQSPDGSWDSWGIGRMMLNGRNSLTGPAISTQHIGIVREMWTLQGKPTPWAMVLGAPPAALAVAGMPLPKGVSESGYIGALLGQGLEVVKAETNNLMVPANAEIVLEGEISLTERAIEGPMGEYHGYQHHQGSMQPIFHVHAVTFRNSPILPICVAGLPPEENHTIWGTMISAQLLEVCQQAGLPVDMVWCSYEAATCWAVLSVEIGALVKMNTTADEFVSKVSEVVFGSHAGYLIPKLILVSNDIDVTNIDEVVWGLATRYHPYFDHYSLPDVREFPMVPYLNADDKQRGAGGKAIINCLFPEQFKGEMRATTASFKHSYPDTVVNQVLDRWKDYGFADN; encoded by the coding sequence ATGAGTCTCATTAAAAGCGCTCTGGATTTCCGCACATTTGTTGATACGCTACGTCAACGAGAGGATCTTGTGGACGTTAAGACTGCAGTTGATCCAATACTGGAAGTGGCCGCGATCGTCCGGCGCGTGTATGAAAAACGGCTTCCTGCACCGCTATTCCACGTGCTTAAAGGGGCAATGCCAGGTGCGCGAATTTTAGGTGCTCCTGCCGGTATGCTCAGCTCAAAACGAAAGGCATACTCTCGCCTCGCACTTCATTTCGGCATGCCTGAAACTACCTCACCACAGGAGTTGGTGGAGAAAATCCGAAGTGCTGTAAAAGCTAAACCAATAGAGCCAATTGTTGTAGATACTGGGCCGGTCAAGGAAAATATATGGGTTGGTGAGGCTGTCGACCTAACAAAGTTCCCCGTACCCTTGCTCCATCAGGCCGATGGCGGTCGCTATTTTGGGACGTATGGTTTCCACGTTGTCCAATCGCCTGACGGTTCTTGGGACAGTTGGGGTATTGGGCGCATGATGCTCAATGGCCGTAACTCTTTAACCGGGCCGGCAATCTCTACTCAGCATATTGGCATTGTAAGAGAGATGTGGACTCTGCAGGGTAAACCCACCCCCTGGGCCATGGTCCTAGGCGCACCGCCTGCAGCACTTGCAGTTGCGGGTATGCCATTGCCGAAGGGGGTGAGCGAATCTGGTTACATAGGAGCCTTGCTGGGGCAGGGCCTAGAGGTTGTCAAAGCTGAAACTAATAACCTGATGGTTCCTGCAAATGCCGAAATCGTACTGGAAGGTGAAATAAGTCTGACTGAAAGGGCCATCGAAGGGCCGATGGGCGAATACCATGGTTATCAGCATCACCAGGGTAGTATGCAACCCATCTTCCATGTCCATGCAGTGACATTTCGTAATAGCCCCATTCTTCCAATTTGTGTGGCAGGTCTTCCCCCAGAGGAAAACCACACAATTTGGGGAACTATGATTTCTGCTCAGTTGCTTGAGGTTTGCCAGCAAGCTGGTTTGCCCGTCGATATGGTTTGGTGTTCGTATGAGGCGGCGACATGCTGGGCTGTGCTGTCGGTAGAGATTGGCGCCCTCGTGAAAATGAATACCACTGCAGATGAGTTTGTGAGCAAGGTTTCGGAAGTGGTGTTCGGCTCACATGCTGGATATCTGATTCCAAAATTAATCTTGGTGAGTAATGATATTGATGTCACCAATATCGATGAAGTTGTATGGGGTCTTGCAACTCGATACCATCCGTATTTTGACCATTACTCGCTGCCCGATGTGCGTGAGTTTCCAATGGTGCCGTATCTTAATGCAGACGATAAGCAGCGTGGGGCAGGTGGTAAGGCAATTATCAATTGTCTATTTCCCGAACAGTTTAAAGGTGAGATGCGAGCCACCACTGCGTCGTTCAAACACTCCTATCCTGATACAGTTGTGAACCAAGTATTAGATAGGTGGAAGGATTATGGGTTCGCAGATAACTAA
- a CDS encoding xanthine dehydrogenase family Fe-S subunit gives MTSVRINVNGHVLERDITPRMHLGDFVREEGRFTGTHLGCEHGVCGACTVLLDGQPVRSCTTFAVACEGRQVTTVEGFEQDPVMALLREAFSEHHALQCGYCTPGMLTTARDILLRLPEANEHQIRVELSGNLCRCTGYMGIVEAIRSVLKQLREQPDAAIGSARAQALKGHGVAIPTSGGTFVSFTTEHNVQTSDVERSASPALESSSERVPAGVKGGTRMDGRFNVAYPPEQVWAFMADLEAVAGCLPGANLEENDGERVKGFIAIKFGPMAAKFAGAARLTRNEEQRLGMLKGGGQDTISQSRASGEICYRVLPGKAGATLVEVEMLYSLQGPLAQFSRSGLVKDFVARMILDFGRNVELRMDPHAKPLTEPPKLNVFALGMSIIWNRIKGWFG, from the coding sequence ATGACGTCTGTACGCATCAATGTTAACGGTCATGTGCTCGAGCGTGACATTACACCGAGGATGCACCTGGGCGACTTCGTTCGCGAGGAGGGTCGATTTACAGGCACACACTTGGGCTGCGAGCATGGCGTTTGTGGTGCCTGCACCGTATTGCTCGACGGTCAGCCCGTGCGCTCTTGCACGACTTTTGCCGTGGCCTGTGAAGGCCGACAGGTGACGACTGTCGAGGGCTTTGAGCAGGACCCGGTGATGGCGCTCTTGCGTGAAGCGTTCTCTGAGCACCATGCCCTGCAATGTGGTTACTGCACGCCCGGCATGTTGACCACAGCGCGTGACATTTTGCTGCGTTTGCCCGAGGCCAATGAGCATCAGATTCGCGTCGAGCTGTCAGGCAATCTTTGTCGTTGCACGGGCTACATGGGCATAGTTGAAGCTATTCGTAGCGTCCTTAAGCAGTTGCGTGAACAGCCGGACGCAGCGATCGGGTCTGCACGTGCACAGGCTCTGAAAGGCCATGGTGTTGCGATACCCACCAGTGGTGGGACCTTCGTTTCGTTTACCACAGAGCACAACGTGCAGACATCTGATGTCGAGCGTTCCGCCAGCCCTGCGCTAGAGTCCTCGAGCGAGCGCGTGCCAGCTGGAGTCAAAGGTGGAACCCGTATGGATGGACGCTTCAATGTGGCTTATCCGCCTGAACAGGTCTGGGCGTTTATGGCTGATCTGGAAGCCGTTGCCGGATGTCTTCCTGGTGCCAACCTTGAAGAAAACGATGGCGAGCGAGTCAAGGGCTTCATTGCCATCAAATTCGGCCCAATGGCAGCCAAATTCGCCGGCGCGGCGCGCTTGACGCGTAACGAGGAACAACGTTTGGGCATGCTTAAGGGCGGTGGTCAGGACACGATCAGCCAATCACGTGCCAGTGGCGAGATTTGCTACCGAGTTTTGCCCGGTAAAGCGGGGGCCACGCTGGTGGAAGTAGAAATGCTCTATTCGCTGCAAGGACCCTTGGCGCAATTCTCGCGCTCAGGGTTGGTAAAAGACTTCGTTGCACGGATGATCCTCGACTTCGGTCGTAATGTGGAACTGCGCATGGACCCCCATGCGAAACCGTTGACCGAGCCGCCTAAATTGAATGTCTTTGCCCTGGGTATGAGCATCATCTGGAACCGTATCAAGGGTTGGTTCGGCTGA
- a CDS encoding alpha/beta hydrolase, protein MRNQQYRSDPKLLAFANEMRTNYRSMIPMAGKPEPVSAISDIDIPADAPLRMLRARVYTPFSMAQAQDGQRRGIVLYTHGGGFVSGDLDTHDVMLRALANRSDCTVVSLDYRLAPEAPFPAGLEDTYAALQWLAVHGGEIGGDPQSIIVAGDSAGGNLAAAVCLMARDQGGPRVKAQVLLYANTGNYGETESWKKLSDRRFPTRDVMELVLQCYVPESPTQHHAPMTAPLRAELEALPPALIITAEFDPIKDEGALYAQKLRAAGVVVEEDTYYDVEHGFIQYFQAQHNQPMGEQALNQVANFIKKIFDNF, encoded by the coding sequence ATGCGTAATCAGCAATATCGTTCTGATCCTAAACTCCTCGCTTTTGCTAATGAGATGCGGACCAATTATCGTTCGATGATTCCAATGGCAGGTAAGCCGGAGCCAGTATCTGCAATATCGGATATTGATATTCCTGCCGATGCGCCACTTCGAATGTTGCGCGCACGCGTGTATACCCCTTTTTCGATGGCGCAAGCCCAAGACGGCCAGCGACGGGGGATCGTGCTATACACACATGGGGGTGGTTTCGTTTCGGGTGATTTGGATACCCATGACGTAATGCTAAGAGCTCTGGCCAATCGTAGTGATTGTACAGTGGTGTCACTTGACTATCGGTTGGCGCCTGAAGCACCTTTCCCGGCCGGTCTGGAGGATACTTATGCTGCGTTGCAATGGCTTGCTGTACACGGAGGCGAAATTGGTGGAGATCCACAATCCATCATTGTTGCAGGTGATAGTGCAGGAGGAAACTTAGCGGCTGCAGTTTGCCTAATGGCGCGTGACCAAGGTGGACCTCGAGTTAAAGCGCAAGTACTCCTTTATGCTAATACTGGTAACTACGGTGAGACAGAGTCGTGGAAAAAGCTTTCAGATAGGCGCTTTCCAACGCGCGATGTGATGGAGCTAGTGCTTCAATGTTATGTGCCCGAGAGTCCGACTCAACATCACGCGCCGATGACTGCGCCGCTCCGTGCTGAGTTGGAGGCGTTACCGCCCGCCTTGATTATTACTGCGGAGTTTGACCCAATTAAAGATGAGGGAGCTTTGTATGCACAAAAGTTGCGAGCAGCCGGCGTCGTCGTAGAGGAGGATACTTATTACGACGTTGAGCATGGGTTTATACAATATTTTCAGGCTCAACATAATCAACCTATGGGTGAGCAAGCACTTAATCAAGTGGCAAATTTTATAAAGAAAATCTTCGATAATTTTTAG
- a CDS encoding LysR family transcriptional regulator, with translation MDFNAVRMFVSVAQTGSLSAAAERLDIPLATLSRRIRELEQQLKVQLLERSVRGTKLTDSGIRLYEHASRGIEALVEGELAVLNDQTRLKGRLRLSLPPSFEPWWEVLAAFQRQYPQVQVSVHTGARRIDLIEDGVDVALRVGMISHETMVARHLITYRHVLVASPALIEQRGVPVSVEALHDYPCGVFTQGRQGVWQLGDKAITPEAILSTNDYAHLRSRALAGDLVTELPPFLAATAIHEGTLQAVLPDHPLPEQQINLLYPSHRHPSAIVRAYLAFAQGYVEYLANVSSTNR, from the coding sequence ATGGATTTCAACGCAGTCCGTATGTTCGTCAGCGTGGCTCAAACCGGTAGTTTGTCCGCCGCAGCCGAGCGCCTAGACATCCCATTAGCAACCTTGAGCCGACGCATTCGCGAGCTTGAACAGCAACTGAAAGTGCAATTGCTCGAGCGCTCAGTACGCGGCACCAAGCTCACCGACTCGGGGATACGTTTGTATGAGCATGCCAGCCGTGGCATCGAAGCACTGGTCGAGGGTGAACTAGCAGTACTCAATGATCAGACGCGGCTAAAAGGGCGCTTGCGATTGTCGCTCCCCCCCTCGTTTGAACCCTGGTGGGAAGTCTTGGCCGCATTTCAACGCCAATACCCACAAGTCCAAGTCAGTGTCCATACAGGCGCTCGACGTATAGACCTGATCGAAGACGGGGTTGATGTAGCTCTACGAGTTGGCATGATCAGCCACGAGACCATGGTCGCTCGCCACCTGATAACCTATCGCCACGTGCTAGTGGCCAGCCCGGCATTAATTGAGCAACGGGGTGTGCCTGTCAGCGTCGAGGCCTTACACGACTATCCTTGCGGCGTATTTACCCAAGGCCGCCAGGGAGTGTGGCAGTTGGGAGACAAGGCGATCACACCAGAGGCAATACTGTCGACCAATGACTATGCTCACCTACGCAGCCGTGCGCTGGCCGGCGATCTAGTGACAGAACTACCACCTTTTCTGGCAGCAACTGCGATTCACGAAGGGACACTACAGGCAGTGCTGCCCGACCACCCATTGCCAGAACAGCAAATCAACCTGCTCTATCCCTCACACCGTCATCCGTCAGCTATCGTTCGGGCGTATCTGGCATTTGCACAGGGCTATGTGGAGTATTTGGCAAATGTATCGTCGACGAATCGTTGA
- a CDS encoding nitroreductase family protein has translation MPSIDEIIKVRTSASSYDPARTLSDSEITELISLATHAPSAFNLQNWKFIAVRGDEAKARLLPLAYGQPKIVEAAVTFIVCGTLAPHLALPATLKPTLEAGVITEAIYSGWLGAAENMYKNNAEFQRDEAIRSGSLAAMTLMLAAQGRGLVSCPMIGFNSQGVSQLFELEATDVPVMLVTVGYPGTANWPKKPRKPVSEVLKFA, from the coding sequence ATGCCGAGCATCGACGAAATCATCAAGGTTCGCACTTCTGCAAGTAGCTACGATCCAGCCCGCACACTATCAGATAGTGAAATAACGGAGTTGATTAGTCTTGCGACTCATGCGCCGTCTGCATTTAATTTGCAAAATTGGAAGTTCATTGCTGTTCGCGGTGATGAGGCCAAGGCCCGCTTGCTGCCGTTAGCGTATGGCCAGCCGAAAATCGTCGAGGCTGCTGTAACGTTTATTGTTTGTGGGACGTTGGCTCCTCATCTGGCACTGCCGGCTACACTAAAGCCTACCCTTGAGGCTGGCGTTATCACTGAGGCTATTTACAGTGGCTGGTTGGGGGCTGCGGAAAACATGTACAAAAATAATGCTGAGTTTCAGCGCGATGAAGCTATCCGCTCAGGTTCGCTGGCAGCGATGACCCTTATGCTCGCCGCGCAAGGTAGGGGGTTGGTCTCCTGTCCTATGATCGGTTTTAACTCGCAGGGGGTGAGCCAATTATTTGAATTGGAGGCGACGGATGTGCCCGTCATGCTGGTAACAGTAGGTTATCCGGGGACGGCCAACTGGCCAAAAAAACCGCGTAAACCCGTCAGTGAAGTGCTCAAGTTCGCTTAA
- a CDS encoding type II toxin-antitoxin system RelE/ParE family toxin, with product MRLKWTSKALSDMTRLYEFLAAVNQSAAARTVQQLTAAPTTLLENPRIGERLEEFEPRDVRRVQIGHYEMRYEIVDATIYLLRLWHTREDR from the coding sequence ATGAGATTGAAGTGGACAAGCAAGGCGCTTTCCGACATGACCAGGCTATATGAGTTTCTGGCTGCGGTGAATCAGTCTGCGGCCGCACGCACGGTACAGCAACTTACGGCTGCGCCGACCACACTGCTGGAAAATCCGCGTATTGGCGAACGCCTGGAAGAATTTGAACCTCGGGATGTGCGCCGAGTTCAGATAGGCCATTACGAGATGCGTTACGAAATAGTGGACGCCACCATTTACCTACTGCGCCTGTGGCATACCCGTGAGGATCGATAG